In Hymenobacter gelipurpurascens, one DNA window encodes the following:
- a CDS encoding glycosyltransferase, translating to MIVNHTMTMNVTLPLQTHKPKGQLPPAVSQPVRNVPAAYVPRMRVLVIIGVLLMVHFIWWFADDDHIGYAPLFWLLTVSLGFKCLKMLHEWYHYIQVSEPVAPATSGHQQYTVDMLTTACPSEPRDMIVDTLRAMQAVTYPHTSYLCDEGNDPYLRHVCAELGVVHVTRQLKVNAKAGNINHALQQATGELCVVLDPDHVPTPDFLDKVVPYFADPTVGYAQVVQAYSNQEETLVALGAAEQTYQFYGPLMMGMNTYNTAQSIGANCTFRRAALDSIGGHAAGLTEDMHTAMCLHAAGWKSVYVPAIVSRGLVPASLAAFFAQQLKWARGSFDLLFHVYPRLFTRFTWRQKLHYATLPLYFFSGVITLIDIGVPIAALIMIQFPWHLSLGEFALHMTPLLLVSLLIRYNAQRWLREPHETGLHLAGGFLRIGTWWIYCLGLLYTILGVRVPYIPTPKEGCGGNEWQLSLPNIALAALSVGAARYAHYLIQTPYALLMMALAMSNAAFLMVSVLMAQHDLLRSLKHFVNSKHWVQNMLQKVEHWLTERTGAVLPRFRTAAVYVACCLITAHAFLSVGVEFWRHHITPSASLIWAHTGEGGLRIGHNEAPSTIWSASVRSASQTASPMAPAVVELWLTPSVAPQVEPAVLEQLDAQGSLPLLSWEVKPESVGSSEWQRSVDILKQHSKPLLLRPIIRATNPAAYRAAWQQLVTSFKASGVSGPAWVWTPPRPDSVAAYFPGSAFTDWVAADYLSLTPATLAEIKKPYTSLRLQLAERAELNSKPIFMLALAQPGLNQQAQAKRLKQQYPEVKALILGSPKAQQTEVVVLNAQPGLQP from the coding sequence ATGATAGTCAATCACACCATGACTATGAATGTTACACTGCCTCTGCAAACCCATAAGCCCAAAGGCCAGCTACCTCCTGCGGTTTCCCAGCCCGTTCGGAATGTGCCAGCGGCCTACGTGCCTCGGATGCGGGTGCTGGTGATAATTGGGGTGTTGCTGATGGTGCATTTTATCTGGTGGTTTGCTGATGATGACCACATCGGGTATGCCCCCTTGTTCTGGCTCCTGACGGTATCCTTGGGCTTCAAATGCCTGAAAATGCTGCACGAGTGGTACCATTACATTCAGGTCAGCGAGCCAGTAGCGCCAGCTACTTCCGGCCACCAGCAGTACACCGTAGATATGCTCACTACGGCCTGCCCCAGCGAGCCACGCGACATGATTGTGGACACCTTGCGGGCCATGCAGGCCGTTACGTACCCCCACACCAGCTACCTCTGCGATGAAGGCAACGACCCGTATCTGCGGCACGTGTGCGCCGAGCTGGGCGTAGTGCACGTTACGCGCCAACTGAAAGTGAATGCCAAGGCCGGCAACATCAACCATGCCCTGCAGCAGGCGACCGGCGAGCTATGCGTAGTGCTGGACCCCGACCACGTGCCTACGCCCGACTTCCTGGACAAGGTGGTGCCCTACTTTGCTGACCCTACCGTAGGCTACGCCCAGGTGGTACAGGCCTACAGCAACCAAGAGGAAACCTTGGTGGCGTTGGGTGCCGCCGAGCAAACTTATCAGTTCTATGGCCCCCTGATGATGGGCATGAATACCTACAACACAGCCCAGTCTATTGGCGCTAATTGCACTTTCCGCCGCGCCGCCCTCGACAGTATTGGGGGGCACGCAGCCGGCCTCACGGAGGATATGCATACGGCTATGTGCCTGCATGCCGCCGGCTGGAAATCAGTGTATGTGCCGGCCATTGTGAGCAGGGGGTTGGTGCCGGCCTCGCTGGCGGCCTTTTTCGCGCAGCAGCTCAAGTGGGCCCGGGGCAGCTTCGATTTGCTGTTCCATGTATATCCGCGCCTATTCACGCGCTTTACCTGGCGGCAAAAGCTACACTACGCCACGTTACCGCTGTACTTTTTTTCTGGGGTCATCACGCTCATTGATATTGGGGTACCTATTGCGGCCCTGATCATGATCCAGTTTCCCTGGCACTTGTCGTTGGGCGAGTTTGCCTTGCACATGACGCCGCTGCTGCTGGTGTCGTTGCTGATCCGGTACAACGCCCAACGGTGGCTGCGGGAACCCCATGAGACTGGCCTACACCTTGCCGGCGGCTTTCTGCGCATCGGCACTTGGTGGATTTATTGCCTAGGCCTCTTATACACTATCCTCGGGGTGCGGGTGCCCTACATCCCGACCCCCAAAGAAGGCTGCGGTGGCAATGAGTGGCAGCTCAGCCTGCCCAATATTGCCTTGGCGGCTCTATCCGTGGGGGCCGCCCGCTACGCTCATTATCTGATCCAGACCCCTTACGCGCTGCTGATGATGGCGTTGGCCATGTCTAACGCCGCTTTCCTTATGGTATCGGTGCTGATGGCCCAGCATGACCTGCTCAGGAGCCTAAAGCACTTCGTTAACTCCAAGCACTGGGTGCAAAATATGTTGCAAAAGGTGGAGCACTGGCTGACAGAGCGCACAGGAGCTGTTTTACCCCGCTTCCGCACAGCAGCGGTATATGTGGCCTGCTGCCTGATTACGGCGCATGCATTTTTAAGCGTGGGCGTCGAGTTCTGGCGTCACCACATCACGCCCTCGGCCTCTCTCATCTGGGCGCACACCGGCGAGGGTGGCCTACGCATAGGTCATAACGAAGCCCCCTCCACTATCTGGTCGGCATCTGTTAGATCGGCTTCTCAAACAGCCAGCCCAATGGCTCCGGCAGTTGTCGAGCTTTGGCTGACCCCGTCTGTTGCTCCGCAGGTAGAGCCAGCAGTCCTGGAGCAGCTAGACGCGCAAGGCAGCCTGCCCCTGCTCAGTTGGGAAGTAAAACCGGAATCTGTGGGCTCCTCCGAGTGGCAGCGCAGCGTAGATATTCTCAAGCAGCACAGCAAACCCCTGTTGCTGCGGCCCATCATCAGGGCCACAAACCCTGCCGCCTACCGGGCCGCATGGCAGCAACTGGTGACAAGCTTCAAAGCCTCGGGCGTCTCCGGTCCTGCCTGGGTCTGGACCCCGCCCCGGCCCGATTCAGTAGCCGCGTACTTCCCAGGCTCGGCCTTCACTGATTGGGTTGCCGCTGACTACCTCTCCCTGACTCCGGCCACGCTGGCCGAGATAAAAAAGCCCTACACTTCGCTTCGCCTGCAACTGGCCGAGCGTGCCGAGCTGAATAGCAAACCGATTTTTATGCTTGCCCTGGCTCAGCCAGGTCTTAACCAACAGGCACAGGCTAAGCGCTTGAAACAACAATATCCTGAAGTAAAAGCCCTCATTTTAGGCTCGCCAAAGGCCCAGCAAACCGAGGTGGTGGTGCTTAACGCTCAACCTGGCCTACAGCCCTAG
- a CDS encoding polysaccharide deacetylase family protein — translation MKSFASPLMAAAALAATLTLPACNDSKSAAVSENQQASAVIGTAADSAETATITTAGTATAANTGNTGSPATIPAGKRADAATITARPQVPILCYHQIRDWRPRDSKGAKDYIVPVEQFKAQIKMLADSGYHAILPDQLYAYLTTGAPLPSKPIMLTFDDTDLDQFTVAKPTLDKYGYKAVYFIMTVSLGRPNYMSKAQVKQLSDEGNIIGSHTWDHHNVKKYQGHDWVTQIEKPTKQLEEITGKKINYFAYPFGLWNPEAIPELKKRGMDAAFVLAEKRDQQDPLYTIRRIIASGYWSPRTLHNSIVQSF, via the coding sequence ATGAAATCTTTCGCTTCTCCGTTGATGGCTGCCGCTGCTCTGGCTGCTACACTCACGCTGCCCGCTTGCAACGACTCCAAATCGGCCGCAGTTTCTGAAAACCAGCAGGCCTCCGCCGTTATCGGCACTGCCGCCGACTCTGCCGAAACCGCTACCATTACCACGGCTGGTACGGCCACGGCGGCCAATACCGGAAACACGGGTAGCCCCGCTACTATTCCGGCCGGCAAGCGCGCCGATGCGGCCACCATCACGGCCCGTCCTCAGGTGCCAATTCTGTGCTACCACCAGATCCGGGATTGGCGCCCGCGCGACTCTAAGGGTGCCAAGGACTATATCGTGCCGGTGGAGCAGTTTAAGGCCCAGATCAAGATGTTGGCCGACTCCGGCTACCATGCTATCCTGCCCGACCAATTGTACGCCTACCTGACGACCGGCGCGCCGCTGCCCAGCAAGCCCATCATGCTGACCTTCGACGACACCGACCTCGATCAGTTCACTGTGGCAAAGCCCACCTTGGATAAGTACGGCTACAAGGCCGTGTACTTCATCATGACCGTGAGCCTGGGCCGCCCGAACTACATGAGCAAGGCGCAGGTAAAGCAGCTTTCCGACGAAGGCAACATCATCGGCTCTCACACCTGGGACCACCACAACGTGAAGAAATACCAGGGCCATGATTGGGTGACCCAGATTGAGAAGCCCACCAAGCAGTTGGAGGAAATCACGGGCAAGAAGATCAACTACTTCGCGTATCCCTTCGGGCTGTGGAACCCCGAAGCTATTCCGGAGCTGAAGAAGCGCGGCATGGACGCGGCCTTTGTGCTGGCGGAAAAGCGCGACCAGCAGGACCCCTTGTACACTATCCGTCGCATTATTGCCAGCGGCTACTGGAGCCCCCGCACGCTGCACAACAGCATTGTGCAGAGCTTCTAG
- the dapA gene encoding 4-hydroxy-tetrahydrodipicolinate synthase: MNKLRGTGVALVTPFTPAPDHAVDYAALRRLVDFTIEGGVEYLVINGTTAESPTITTEEKAEILRVVREHTADRVPLVYGIGGNDTAGVEQTIRSTDLTGITAILSASPYYNKPSQAGIIAHYERLADAAPVPIILYNVPGRTASNLTAATTLRLAQHENIIGIKEASGNVEQCQLIAAHKPEDFLLISGDDMLTTSLISFGAVGIISVLANAFPRRFSDMTRHALAGDFKAASKLLFDFVDLNPLMYEESNPVGVKAALEGLGLCSSAVRLPLLEASENLKSRVQKLL; encoded by the coding sequence ATGAACAAACTCCGTGGTACGGGCGTCGCGCTCGTTACGCCCTTCACCCCCGCCCCCGACCACGCCGTAGACTATGCGGCCCTTCGTCGCCTCGTCGATTTTACCATTGAAGGCGGAGTGGAATACCTGGTAATCAATGGCACTACGGCCGAGTCGCCGACCATTACAACGGAGGAAAAAGCGGAAATTCTGCGTGTAGTGCGCGAACACACCGCCGACCGGGTGCCGCTGGTATACGGCATCGGGGGCAACGACACGGCCGGTGTAGAGCAAACCATCCGCAGCACCGACCTCACCGGCATCACGGCAATTCTTTCTGCCAGCCCTTATTATAATAAGCCAAGCCAGGCCGGAATAATAGCGCACTATGAGCGCCTGGCCGACGCCGCGCCAGTACCGATTATTCTGTACAACGTGCCCGGCCGCACGGCCTCCAACCTCACGGCCGCTACCACGCTGCGACTGGCCCAACACGAAAATATCATCGGAATTAAGGAAGCCAGCGGCAATGTAGAGCAGTGCCAGCTCATTGCGGCCCACAAGCCGGAAGACTTCCTGCTGATCAGTGGCGACGACATGCTCACGACTTCGCTTATCAGCTTCGGGGCCGTTGGCATCATCTCGGTGCTGGCCAATGCCTTTCCGCGTCGCTTCTCCGACATGACCCGCCACGCCCTGGCCGGCGACTTCAAAGCCGCCAGCAAGCTTCTCTTCGACTTCGTGGACCTGAACCCACTGATGTATGAGGAAAGCAACCCAGTAGGCGTGAAAGCTGCTCTTGAAGGCCTAGGCCTCTGCTCCAGCGCTGTACGCCTGCCGTTGCTAGAAGCTTCTGAGAACCTAAAGTCGCGGGTACAGAAGCTGCTGTAG
- a CDS encoding (Fe-S)-binding protein produces MPAVDLFIPCFVDQLFPQTAMNMVKVLEAVGCEVHYNAAQTCCGQPAYNAGYKEQSREVACKFLDDFPTQQERYIVSPSASCIGMVRNTYADLFEGTPEAGRYHGVQRRAFEMTEFLVDVLGISSIPKARLQGKYTYHDSCSALRECGIREAPRQLLDAIPGLERLEMAETETCCGFGGTFAVKFEAISVAMAEQKVEHALATGAEYIISTDTSCLMHLDAYIRREKKPIKTLHVADVLASGW; encoded by the coding sequence ATGCCTGCTGTTGATCTGTTCATTCCTTGCTTCGTAGACCAGCTGTTTCCACAAACTGCCATGAACATGGTGAAAGTGCTGGAAGCCGTGGGTTGTGAGGTTCATTATAACGCTGCCCAAACCTGCTGCGGCCAGCCGGCCTACAACGCGGGCTATAAGGAGCAAAGCCGCGAAGTCGCCTGTAAATTCCTCGACGACTTCCCGACCCAGCAGGAGCGCTACATCGTGAGCCCTTCGGCCTCCTGTATCGGGATGGTACGCAATACCTACGCCGATCTGTTCGAAGGTACTCCAGAAGCAGGCCGTTACCACGGCGTGCAGCGTCGCGCCTTCGAGATGACCGAGTTCCTGGTAGATGTGCTGGGCATCAGCAGCATTCCGAAGGCCCGCCTGCAGGGCAAATACACCTACCACGATTCCTGCTCTGCGCTGCGCGAGTGCGGCATCCGGGAGGCGCCGCGCCAACTGCTGGATGCTATACCTGGCCTAGAGCGCCTGGAAATGGCCGAAACGGAAACCTGCTGCGGCTTCGGTGGCACCTTCGCCGTGAAGTTCGAGGCTATTTCGGTAGCCATGGCCGAGCAGAAAGTAGAGCATGCCCTGGCCACCGGTGCCGAGTACATCATCAGCACCGACACGAGCTGCCTCATGCACCTCGACGCCTACATCCGCCGCGAGAAGAAGCCCATCAAAACGCTGCACGTGGCCGATGTGCTGGCCAGTGGCTGGTAG
- a CDS encoding hydroxymethylglutaryl-CoA lyase, with protein sequence MLHLTECPRDAMQGWPTFIPTADKVAYLNTLLRVGFDTLDFGSFVSPKAIPQLADTAEVLDRLELGQSNTRLLAIVANLRGAETAAQYSQIQYIGFPLSVSETFQQRNTNKSIAQALDDVARMQELCARTGQQQVVYLSMGFGNPYGDPWSPEVLGQFTQKLDALGVTIVALSDTIGASTPATISPAFRELTAAFPHIRFGAHLHTTPDSWHEKVQAAYEAGCRHFDGALGGYGGCPMATDQLTGNMPTERLLEFAQQVGEAPNLQTEALADAIQWNQRIFAAH encoded by the coding sequence ATGCTCCACCTCACCGAATGCCCGCGCGATGCCATGCAAGGGTGGCCTACGTTCATCCCGACGGCCGATAAAGTGGCCTACCTGAACACGCTACTTCGCGTTGGGTTTGATACGCTTGATTTCGGCTCCTTTGTGTCGCCGAAGGCTATTCCGCAGCTGGCGGATACCGCCGAAGTCTTGGACAGGCTGGAGCTAGGCCAGTCAAATACGCGCCTGCTGGCCATTGTAGCCAACCTGCGCGGCGCCGAAACGGCCGCTCAATACAGCCAGATTCAATACATCGGGTTTCCGCTGTCTGTTTCCGAAACTTTTCAGCAGCGCAACACCAACAAAAGCATTGCGCAGGCCCTCGATGATGTAGCCCGCATGCAGGAGCTGTGCGCCCGCACCGGCCAACAGCAGGTGGTGTACCTGAGCATGGGCTTCGGCAACCCTTACGGCGACCCATGGAGCCCGGAGGTGCTAGGCCAGTTCACGCAAAAGCTCGATGCCTTGGGCGTAACCATTGTGGCCCTTTCCGATACCATTGGGGCCTCTACACCCGCTACCATCAGTCCGGCTTTCCGGGAGCTGACGGCCGCATTCCCGCACATCCGCTTCGGGGCGCACCTGCATACCACCCCCGATAGCTGGCATGAAAAAGTGCAGGCGGCTTACGAAGCTGGCTGCCGCCACTTCGATGGCGCACTGGGCGGCTACGGCGGCTGCCCCATGGCCACCGACCAGCTCACGGGCAACATGCCCACCGAGCGCCTGCTGGAATTTGCCCAGCAGGTAGGGGAGGCGCCAAACCTGCAGACGGAGGCTTTAGCTGACGCAATACAGTGGAATCAGCGCATTTTTGCGGCGCATTAA
- a CDS encoding M23 family metallopeptidase gives MLHRLRALPAILLALLLTACSQSQTLQGIFQKSTPHEEYARRLRQARLDETALGRDWLRAADQALHDSLTITLPFQERGFFPADRASAVGYRYKVRNGETIHVSLKLAPGTDARVFLDAFELRPSQPKPHLLASADTTDLSFRYTADSDQQHVLRVQPELLRAGRYTLRVLREPSLSFPVRGKNDVAVGSFWGVARDGGARRHEGIDIFAKRGTPAIAAANGFITRVNETPLGGRVVWLADTEHGQHLYYAHLDKQLVQPGQQVRIGDTLGLVGNTGNARTTSPHLHFGVYRGGHGAVDPFPFVRRADALPAAPVAAPERLGQWVRAKDARLAVHRSPAAKSATIGTTTKPTPLLVLGVTADWLRVQLPTGRTGFVAARTVGTAAPLRQVALQVAADLYGSPQKSAPALDSLPAQTTVAVLGEFSGYRLVRRANGRVGWLAPAA, from the coding sequence ATGCTGCACCGCCTTCGTGCCCTGCCTGCCATTCTTCTCGCTCTATTGCTTACTGCCTGCAGCCAAAGCCAGACGCTGCAGGGAATCTTTCAGAAATCCACTCCCCACGAAGAATATGCCCGCCGGCTCCGGCAAGCCCGCCTAGATGAAACGGCGTTGGGCCGCGACTGGCTGCGGGCCGCCGACCAAGCCCTGCACGATTCCCTGACCATCACGCTGCCTTTTCAGGAACGGGGCTTTTTTCCGGCTGATCGGGCTTCGGCGGTTGGTTACCGCTACAAAGTGCGCAACGGCGAAACTATTCATGTCAGCCTTAAGCTGGCGCCCGGCACCGATGCCCGCGTGTTTCTGGATGCCTTTGAGCTGCGCCCGTCGCAGCCCAAGCCGCACTTGTTAGCCTCAGCCGATACCACCGATTTATCGTTTCGCTACACCGCCGACAGCGACCAGCAGCATGTGCTGCGAGTGCAGCCGGAGCTGTTGCGCGCGGGCCGCTATACCCTGCGCGTGCTGCGCGAGCCCAGCCTGAGCTTTCCGGTGCGGGGCAAGAACGATGTAGCAGTCGGCAGTTTCTGGGGTGTAGCGCGCGACGGTGGCGCCCGCCGCCACGAGGGCATTGATATTTTTGCCAAGCGTGGCACGCCAGCCATAGCAGCGGCCAACGGTTTCATCACGAGAGTAAACGAGACGCCCTTGGGTGGTCGGGTGGTGTGGCTGGCGGATACCGAGCACGGCCAGCACCTCTACTACGCCCACCTTGATAAGCAGCTGGTGCAGCCGGGCCAGCAAGTACGTATTGGTGATACGCTGGGTCTGGTGGGTAATACGGGTAATGCCCGCACCACTTCGCCGCACCTGCATTTTGGTGTGTACCGCGGCGGCCATGGCGCCGTAGATCCATTTCCGTTTGTGCGGCGGGCCGATGCGCTGCCGGCCGCACCTGTGGCTGCACCCGAGCGCCTGGGCCAGTGGGTACGGGCCAAGGATGCTCGCCTAGCTGTGCACCGCAGCCCGGCTGCCAAAAGCGCTACCATCGGTACTACCACCAAACCCACGCCCCTGCTCGTGCTGGGCGTAACAGCTGATTGGCTGCGAGTACAACTGCCCACGGGCCGGACGGGCTTTGTGGCGGCGCGCACGGTAGGTACCGCGGCCCCTTTACGCCAGGTGGCCCTGCAGGTAGCCGCCGATTTGTACGGTTCTCCCCAAAAGAGTGCCCCCGCCCTCGACTCGCTGCCGGCCCAGACGACAGTGGCCGTTTTGGGCGAGTTTAGCGGCTACCGCCTCGTGCGGCGGGCTAATGGCCGGGTAGGCTGGCTCGCACCTGCCGCCTAG
- a CDS encoding S8 family serine peptidase, giving the protein MSLLPLKWLLVAGLLSGSQVNVFGQSRQVAGPPPALGQYWVVLRDKAGQHFSPATYFSKPAQDRRHRQHLPACDSTDFPVRPDYVAGIRQQVDSVLLVSRWFNAVACRATPAQVAALRRLPGVRSVEALIVAPLLPAARPAALAGGSIQLSTADRQLARRQTESLGAKEFRQSRLEGKGVRIAIFDVGFNAVDQHVAFAHLRRQKAIVGTYDFLKNTPQVYRGGSHGTEVLSCIAGQLPDSTYLGLAPKAEFLLARTEQMYRERYGEELAWLAAAEWADRNGADIINSSLGYTTRRYFPEQMNGRTSLVARAAALAVRKGILVVNAAGNDGDDAQWRTVGTPADGDSVLAVGGIDPDTFLHIDFSSYGPTADKRLKPNVSAFATVLAAAPGGYVRTQGTSFSSPLLAGFAACVLQQQRNLPVMDLFHKIQQAGNLYPYFDYAHGYGVPRAAVFTQPAQAPAATFDFVRQDSAVAVIIRLEAAQVPARTLPLYADSVVAVSTDADKPAATKLGKEVSQQPRMVANSEPVVAGPAAPEYLYWHIMDAAGVLRRYQVLEVNQRAALRVPMEQLRPGDVLRVFYRGFTQIYPAL; this is encoded by the coding sequence GTGTCTTTATTGCCCCTGAAATGGTTGCTGGTAGCGGGCCTCTTGTCGGGAAGCCAGGTCAACGTATTCGGGCAGTCCCGCCAGGTTGCTGGGCCACCGCCTGCGCTAGGCCAGTATTGGGTGGTGCTACGCGATAAAGCCGGGCAGCATTTTTCGCCCGCTACTTACTTCAGCAAACCCGCCCAGGACCGGCGGCACCGGCAGCACCTGCCTGCCTGCGACAGCACCGATTTTCCGGTGCGCCCCGACTACGTGGCGGGTATAAGGCAGCAAGTAGATTCGGTGTTGCTGGTGAGCCGTTGGTTTAATGCCGTAGCCTGCCGGGCTACCCCAGCACAAGTTGCAGCACTCCGGCGGCTGCCCGGCGTGCGTTCCGTAGAGGCATTAATAGTGGCGCCTTTGCTGCCCGCTGCCCGGCCTGCTGCCCTGGCCGGAGGCTCCATACAGCTCTCCACAGCCGACCGGCAGTTGGCGCGTCGTCAGACGGAAAGCCTTGGGGCGAAGGAGTTTCGGCAGAGTCGCCTTGAGGGAAAGGGAGTACGCATTGCCATTTTCGATGTAGGCTTCAATGCAGTTGATCAGCATGTGGCGTTTGCGCATTTGCGGCGGCAGAAAGCCATTGTCGGGACCTACGATTTCTTGAAAAACACGCCCCAGGTGTATCGGGGGGGCTCCCACGGCACCGAGGTGCTCTCGTGCATAGCCGGCCAACTGCCCGATAGCACCTACCTGGGTCTGGCCCCTAAGGCGGAGTTTCTGCTGGCGCGCACCGAGCAAATGTATCGCGAACGGTATGGCGAAGAACTGGCGTGGCTGGCCGCGGCCGAGTGGGCTGACCGCAATGGGGCTGACATAATCAATTCCTCCTTAGGCTATACTACCCGCCGCTACTTCCCGGAGCAGATGAACGGACGAACCAGCCTGGTAGCCCGAGCGGCGGCGCTGGCGGTGCGCAAAGGAATTCTAGTAGTGAATGCCGCTGGCAACGACGGCGACGATGCCCAATGGCGCACGGTAGGGACTCCGGCGGATGGCGACTCGGTGTTGGCCGTAGGGGGCATTGATCCTGATACGTTTCTGCACATTGATTTCAGCAGCTATGGACCCACTGCCGATAAGCGCCTGAAGCCGAACGTTTCTGCGTTCGCAACGGTGTTGGCCGCCGCGCCTGGTGGCTACGTGCGCACCCAAGGAACCTCGTTTTCAAGCCCGTTACTGGCCGGGTTTGCAGCCTGCGTTTTGCAGCAGCAACGCAATCTGCCGGTGATGGATCTATTCCATAAAATCCAGCAGGCGGGAAATCTTTATCCGTATTTCGACTATGCTCATGGCTACGGCGTGCCACGGGCCGCCGTGTTTACGCAGCCAGCCCAGGCACCTGCCGCTACGTTTGATTTTGTACGCCAAGACTCCGCAGTGGCGGTTATTATCCGGCTGGAAGCTGCCCAGGTTCCGGCCCGCACGCTTCCGCTCTACGCCGACTCCGTGGTGGCCGTCTCCACTGACGCCGACAAACCTGCCGCAACAAAACTCGGCAAGGAGGTATCGCAACAGCCACGCATGGTGGCTAATTCGGAGCCGGTGGTAGCCGGCCCGGCTGCACCAGAGTATCTCTATTGGCACATCATGGATGCCGCGGGCGTGTTGCGGCGCTATCAGGTGCTGGAAGTAAACCAGCGAGCCGCGCTGCGAGTGCCCATGGAGCAGCTCCGTCCTGGCGATGTGCTGCGCGTGTTTTACCGGGGCTTCACTCAAATATATCCAGCTCTATGA
- a CDS encoding 2'-5' RNA ligase family protein translates to MNLYLVAVLPPEPVLGHVWALKQEIHERTGSRNAIRLPPHITLIPPTRQPADFEAAATAALQEFAAAQSAFAVGLHNFAWFGKRTLFVHVAQPVRLQQFQAELQQWCSHQLPAIQPETRPFTPHMTLATRDLPVAQVPLLQQEFAQRTYSAHFIVSSMQLFRHTGQQWESIMEFTLGNEPEV, encoded by the coding sequence ATGAATCTGTACTTAGTTGCCGTGCTGCCTCCCGAGCCCGTGCTAGGCCATGTGTGGGCCCTGAAGCAGGAGATACATGAGCGCACCGGCAGCCGAAACGCCATTCGCCTGCCTCCGCACATCACCCTGATTCCACCTACCCGGCAACCCGCCGACTTTGAAGCCGCAGCCACTGCAGCGCTCCAGGAATTTGCCGCAGCTCAGTCGGCCTTTGCGGTAGGCCTGCACAATTTTGCCTGGTTCGGAAAACGCACGCTTTTCGTGCACGTGGCGCAACCGGTCCGGCTCCAGCAGTTTCAGGCGGAACTCCAGCAATGGTGCTCCCATCAGCTGCCAGCCATACAGCCCGAAACGCGGCCGTTTACGCCCCACATGACGCTGGCTACTCGTGACTTGCCTGTAGCCCAGGTGCCCCTGTTGCAGCAGGAGTTTGCGCAACGCACCTACAGCGCGCACTTTATAGTAAGTAGCATGCAGCTGTTCCGCCATACGGGCCAGCAGTGGGAGAGTATTATGGAATTTACATTAGGCAACGAGCCCGAAGTGTAA